Proteins found in one Vallitalea guaymasensis genomic segment:
- a CDS encoding sugar phosphate isomerase/epimerase family protein has translation MSFKIASAPCCWGVEDANNPNNPPWQKVLDEASTAGYKGIELGPFGYLPQDAKMLYEELSKRNLEIVAGTLYDNLVSPDNYENVLNKTHITCKLISELPKASTISGQHYKTPYLVIIDEVNKIRSPFAGHPDKAPRLSPKDWKLMMKHIHEISRIASEQYGIRSVIHPHAGGYIEYEDETINLLNDISSDIAGLCLDTGHLYYACMNPVEWLGKYAERLDYVHFKDINQTIYEDVINRKIGFFEACKEKVMCPIGQGIIDYKAIKDKLEEIHYKGWITIEQERDPLDADGSLNDIKKSREYLSNLGY, from the coding sequence ATGAGTTTCAAAATAGCAAGCGCTCCATGCTGTTGGGGAGTTGAAGATGCTAACAATCCTAATAATCCCCCTTGGCAAAAAGTACTCGACGAAGCTTCAACTGCAGGTTATAAAGGTATAGAATTAGGTCCCTTCGGTTATTTACCACAAGACGCTAAAATGCTATACGAAGAATTATCAAAGAGAAATTTGGAGATTGTTGCAGGAACTCTATATGATAATTTAGTTTCACCTGATAACTATGAGAATGTATTAAATAAAACTCATATTACTTGCAAACTCATATCAGAGTTACCAAAAGCATCCACTATTAGTGGACAACATTACAAGACACCTTATCTGGTTATAATAGATGAAGTTAATAAAATAAGAAGTCCCTTTGCAGGTCATCCTGATAAAGCTCCCAGATTATCCCCCAAAGACTGGAAGCTTATGATGAAGCATATTCATGAAATATCAAGAATCGCTTCTGAGCAGTATGGTATACGTTCAGTAATCCATCCACATGCAGGAGGCTATATTGAATATGAAGATGAAACAATCAATCTTCTAAATGATATATCTTCTGATATCGCTGGATTGTGCTTGGATACTGGACATCTGTATTATGCATGTATGAATCCTGTTGAATGGCTAGGAAAATATGCAGAAAGACTTGATTATGTACACTTCAAAGATATTAACCAGACCATTTATGAAGATGTAATCAACAGAAAGATAGGTTTCTTTGAAGCCTGTAAGGAAAAAGTGATGTGTCCTATCGGTCAAGGTATCATTGATTATAAAGCAATAAAAGATAAATTAGAAGAAATACACTACAAAGGTTGGATTACCATTGAACAAGAGCGTGACCCACTAGATGCTGATGGTAGTCTAAATGATATTAAAAAAAGCAGAGAATATCTAAGTAATTTAGGTTATTAG
- a CDS encoding Gfo/Idh/MocA family protein: MFNEEFRFEQPIRWAMIGGGRGSQIGYIHRTSAARDNLFQLVAGAFDINPERCVDFGKNIGVDPSRCYADYNVMIEEESKREDGIQAVSIATPNKFHYEMAKAALKAGLHVICEKPLTFTVAEAEELKSIAKSKNKVIGVTYGYTGHEMIHQARKMIENGDLGEIRIINMQFAHGWHSEEVEKNDPGTKWRVSPEVAGPTYVLGDVGTHAYYLAEVMVPNLKIDELMCTRQSFVKSRAPLEDNAFVLMHFDNGAVGNLWASCVNAGAIHEQRIRVVGSKASIEWWDEHPNQLVYEVQGEPKRLLDRGHGYNYNDDPGVGANRIGCGHAEGLFESWANIYHRFAIAMDAMDKGNTEAVDNLWFPDIEAGIEGVRLIEKCVESADNGSKWVKY, translated from the coding sequence ATGTTTAATGAAGAGTTTAGATTTGAACAGCCTATAAGATGGGCAATGATTGGTGGAGGTCGTGGCAGTCAGATAGGTTATATTCATAGAACTTCAGCTGCTCGTGACAATTTATTTCAATTAGTTGCAGGTGCTTTTGATATTAATCCAGAGCGCTGTGTAGACTTTGGTAAAAACATAGGAGTGGATCCTAGTCGTTGTTATGCTGATTATAACGTAATGATTGAAGAAGAATCCAAAAGAGAAGATGGTATTCAAGCTGTTTCTATAGCAACACCAAACAAGTTCCACTATGAAATGGCAAAAGCTGCATTAAAAGCAGGTTTACATGTAATATGTGAAAAACCTCTGACTTTTACAGTAGCTGAAGCTGAAGAATTGAAATCTATAGCAAAGAGCAAGAATAAAGTTATAGGTGTAACCTATGGTTATACAGGACATGAAATGATTCATCAAGCACGTAAAATGATTGAAAACGGAGATCTTGGTGAAATTAGAATAATCAATATGCAATTTGCTCACGGATGGCACTCAGAAGAAGTAGAAAAAAATGATCCAGGAACTAAATGGAGAGTTAGTCCTGAAGTAGCTGGACCTACCTATGTACTTGGTGATGTTGGTACTCATGCTTATTACTTAGCAGAAGTCATGGTTCCAAATCTGAAGATAGATGAGTTGATGTGTACTAGACAGAGCTTTGTGAAAAGCCGTGCTCCATTAGAAGATAACGCTTTTGTTCTAATGCATTTTGATAATGGTGCTGTTGGTAATCTATGGGCTAGCTGCGTTAATGCTGGAGCAATCCACGAGCAAAGAATTCGTGTTGTAGGTTCAAAAGCATCTATTGAGTGGTGGGATGAGCATCCTAACCAATTAGTATATGAGGTACAAGGCGAACCTAAGCGTCTGTTAGATAGAGGACATGGCTACAATTACAATGATGATCCTGGTGTTGGAGCAAATAGAATCGGCTGTGGACATGCAGAAGGATTATTTGAATCCTGGGCCAACATTTATCATCGTTTTGCTATTGCCATGGATGCTATGGATAAGGGTAATACAGAAGCGGTAGATAATCTATGGTTCCCTGATATTGAAGCTGGAATCGAAGGTGTCCGTTTAATTGAAAAATGTGTAGAATCAGCTGATAATGGTTCTAAATGGGTTAAATACTAG
- a CDS encoding DeoR/GlpR family DNA-binding transcription regulator, which translates to MFAIQRLDAILDLLKKDKIVQVQALAKIFNVSDVTIRKDLNLLQKKGLIIKTHGGAVLADSTKNMPLNDTQFSTLTTTNKNEKLAEYVYKFIQPGDTIFLGSGLTCTYLSKYIDINDNVSIITNNIEATKHLKDRCKTLILVGGEVVFHEKHSFTASNKINEYLASYNINKGITSCSGIDLDYGISVSTEVSKNIYTSIINKSQSWLLLADSDKFNKVAPYRIGDITKPTKIITNKLLPKYNSVDNILVI; encoded by the coding sequence ATGTTTGCAATACAAAGATTAGATGCTATTTTAGATTTATTGAAAAAAGATAAAATAGTCCAAGTTCAAGCTTTAGCAAAGATTTTTAACGTTAGCGATGTAACAATTAGAAAAGATTTGAACCTTTTACAAAAAAAAGGTTTGATAATCAAAACTCACGGAGGTGCTGTTTTAGCTGATTCCACTAAAAATATGCCTCTCAATGATACACAATTTTCTACATTGACTACAACTAACAAAAACGAAAAACTTGCTGAGTATGTATATAAATTCATTCAACCAGGTGATACTATCTTTCTAGGCTCTGGACTAACTTGTACTTACCTCTCAAAATATATTGATATCAATGATAACGTCTCAATAATAACCAATAATATTGAAGCTACCAAACATCTAAAAGATAGATGCAAAACATTGATTTTAGTAGGTGGAGAGGTTGTATTCCATGAAAAACATTCATTTACTGCTAGCAATAAGATAAATGAATATCTGGCATCTTACAATATTAACAAAGGAATCACAAGTTGTTCAGGAATAGATTTAGACTATGGTATTTCAGTATCAACAGAAGTCAGTAAGAATATCTATACTTCAATAATCAACAAATCCCAGAGCTGGTTATTACTTGCTGATAGTGATAAATTCAACAAAGTTGCACCATATAGAATTGGTGATATAACCAAACCAACTAAAATTATTACTAATAAGTTGTTACCTAAATATAATTCTGTAGATAATATATTAGTTATATAA
- the pepV gene encoding dipeptidase PepV, with protein sequence MNFRPIIEGYKDEIIHKLQELVRIKSVNEEAVGDYPFGEGPYKALEYALDLGEKLGYKTENVDNYAGHIEMGHGDDIIGILAHLDVVPEGEGWTYPPYEGSIDNNRIYGRGTSDDKGPVIAALYAMKTIEASGLDIKKRIRLILGTSEETSPEDMRYYLSKKESPTMAFSPDANFPVIRGEMGILEIILTKQWDKVSTEKCRIKNVIGGNAANMVPDLCTSIIEANEISKKKVIEVIDEIRTRKGISVETEEIQDGIKIISKGISAHGGKPEEGINAISQMLMVLEMLDAGTTQVKEFINTYNEKIGMTYNGQKIGCGFEDDISGKLKLNIGVINLDEDSLNIRLNVRYPITIDSKIVIDNMREELGKCGIDLFVKNHLKPIYMDEDHFLVQKLMKAYKKVTGDYEAEPLVISGGTYARAMKNAVAFGINFPGEKETEHLSDEYIDIDNLLKCTEIFAEALYELIND encoded by the coding sequence ATGAATTTTCGTCCTATCATAGAAGGTTACAAAGATGAAATAATTCATAAACTACAAGAGCTTGTTAGGATAAAAAGTGTTAATGAAGAAGCTGTAGGAGATTATCCTTTTGGCGAGGGACCATACAAAGCTCTAGAATATGCACTGGATCTAGGAGAAAAGCTTGGTTATAAGACTGAAAATGTTGACAACTATGCTGGACATATAGAAATGGGGCATGGAGATGACATTATCGGTATATTAGCTCATTTGGATGTGGTGCCAGAAGGCGAAGGATGGACTTATCCACCTTATGAGGGAAGCATAGATAATAACAGAATTTATGGTAGAGGTACCAGTGATGATAAAGGTCCGGTTATTGCGGCTTTGTATGCGATGAAGACCATAGAAGCATCTGGTTTGGATATTAAGAAGAGAATACGATTGATACTAGGGACAAGTGAAGAAACAAGTCCTGAAGATATGAGGTATTATCTGAGTAAAAAGGAGAGCCCCACAATGGCATTTTCTCCAGATGCCAATTTTCCTGTAATTAGAGGGGAAATGGGTATATTAGAAATTATTCTAACTAAACAATGGGATAAGGTTTCTACTGAAAAATGCAGAATTAAGAATGTTATAGGTGGAAATGCAGCAAATATGGTACCTGATTTATGTACGTCCATCATTGAAGCAAATGAAATTTCTAAGAAGAAAGTTATAGAGGTCATTGATGAAATAAGAACAAGAAAAGGTATTTCTGTAGAAACCGAGGAAATTCAAGATGGAATCAAAATAATATCCAAAGGTATTTCTGCTCATGGAGGTAAACCAGAAGAAGGAATAAACGCTATATCCCAGATGCTTATGGTTTTAGAAATGTTGGATGCAGGGACTACACAGGTAAAAGAATTTATCAATACCTATAATGAGAAAATTGGTATGACATATAATGGACAAAAGATAGGTTGTGGGTTTGAAGATGACATTTCAGGAAAACTCAAATTAAATATAGGAGTCATCAATCTGGACGAAGATTCTTTGAATATAAGGCTGAATGTTAGATACCCCATAACAATAGATTCTAAAATAGTTATTGATAATATGAGAGAAGAACTTGGTAAGTGTGGTATTGATTTATTTGTAAAAAATCATCTGAAACCAATATATATGGATGAAGATCATTTTCTTGTACAAAAGTTGATGAAAGCATATAAAAAGGTAACAGGTGATTATGAAGCAGAACCTTTAGTGATATCAGGTGGTACATATGCAAGAGCCATGAAGAATGCAGTTGCTTTTGGTATCAATTTTCCAGGTGAAAAGGAAACAGAACATTTAAGTGATGAATACATAGACATAGATAATCTATTAAAATGCACAGAGATATTTGCAGAAGCACTTTACGAGTTGATAAATGACTAG